The genomic region TGTAGCGGTGAAATGCTTAGATATCATGAGGAACTCCGATCGCGAAGGCAGCCTGCGGGAGTGTTACTGACGCTTAAGCTCGAAGGTGCGGGTATCGAACAGGATTAGATACCCTGGTAGTCCGCACTGTAAACGATGGATGCCCGCCGTTGGCGCCCTGCGCCTGCGGCCAAGCGAAAGCATTAAGCATCCCACCTGGGGAGTACGCCGGCAACGGTGAAACTCAAAGGAATTGACGGGGGCCCGCACAAGCGGAGGAACATGTGGTTTAATTCGATGATACGCGAGGAACCTTACCCGGGCTTGAATTGCAGTCGCAGCCCACAGAGACGTGGGCTTCCCTTCGGGGCGTCTGTGAAGGTGCTGCATGGTTGTCGTCAGCTCGTGCCGTGAGGTGTCGGCTTAAGTGCCATAACGAGCGCAACCCCCTTTCCCAGTTGCCATCGGGTGATGCCGGGCACTCTGGGGACACTGCCACCGCAAGGTGCGAGGAAGGTGGGGATGACGTCAAATCAGCACGGCCCTTACGTCCGGGGCTACACACGTGTTACAATGGCCGGTACAGAGGGACGGTGCAATGCAAGTTGCATCCAATCTTGAAATCCGGTCCCAGTTCGGACTGGGGTCTGCAACCCGACCCCACGAAGCTGGATTCGCTAGTAATCGCGCATCAGCCATGGCGCGGTGAATACGTTCCCGGGCCTTGTACACACCGCCCGTCAAGCCATGAAAGCCGGGGGTGCCTGAAGTTCGTGACCGCGAGGAGCGACCTAGGGCAAGACCGGTGATTGGGGCTAAGTCGTAACAAGGTAGCCGTACCGGAAGGTGCGGCTGGAACACCTCCTTTCTGGATGGGACTTTTACAGGCTGGCATTTTCTGCATGGCGCGTTGCGCCTGCAGCATGAACCGTCAGGAAGTTTCTCTTCTTGTGCTATCGTCTTTGTTCTGCAATATAAAGATAAACAAGGAAGACAAGGTTGGAGGCCTGCGGCTATGGTTCAAGTCCATTGTCTTCACTCATCATGTTGCACCGTCCACGACGTTGCATTTATGGTATCGTTCTTTGACATGTTGACACAGGCAAGACTGTAGATAAATTAGCTTCTTCCCTCTTTTTTGGGAAGCAAGCGCATAGATTTCAAGATACAGCTGAAAGTATGAGCATGGGCATGCCGCATGGCCGTATGGCCATGTGTTCTTTTGCATGCCGCATGAATGGAAAGTAACTAAGGGCGCATGGCGGATGCCTTGGCTCACGGAGGCGATGAAGGACGTGTCAAGCTGCGATAAGCCCCGGGTAGATGCAAGCAATCTCTGATCCGGGGATTTCCGAATGGGACAACCCAGCACTCTGAAGGAGTGCTATCCTGATTTTTGTTCAGGAGGCTAACGCAGGGAACTGAAACATCTTAGTACCTGCAGGAAAAGAAAATAAGTTAATGATTCCCCCAGTAGTGGCGAGCGAACGGGGAACAGCCCAAACCCACGACGTGGCAATGCGCCGTGGGGGTTGTAGGACCACGCCGTCGTACCCCGGGTGTGAGGAGAATGTTCTGGAAAGTTCAACCGTAGCGGGTGACAGTCCCGTATCCGAAGCATGATGGGGCGTAGTGGTATCCTGAGTAGCGCGGAGCACGAGTAATTCTGCGTGAAGCTGCCGGGCCCATCCGGCAAGGCTAAATACTCCCGTGAGACCGATAGTGTACCAGTACCGTGAGGGAAAGGTGAAAAGCACTCCGATTAGGAGAGTGAAACAGTTCCTGAAACCATGCGCCTACAAGCGGTCGGAGCATATTGTTGTATGTGACGGCGTGCCTTTTGCATAATGAACCTACGAGTTACCATGCCCAGCGAGGTTAAGGGGCTCAGCCCCGTATCCGCAGTGAAAGCGAGCCTGAAGAGGGCGTTCAGTTGGGTGGGGTAGACGCGAAACCAAGTGATCTACACTTGACCAGGTTGAAGTTCCGGTAACACGGAATGGAGGACCGCACGGATAAGCGTTGAAAAGCTTCCCGATGAGTTGAGTGTAGGAGTGAAAGGCCAATCAAACTTGGAGATAGCTCGTACTCCCCGAAAGGCATTTAGGTGCCGCGTGCGATGTTCTCCGTGAGAGGTAGAGCGACCGATAGGTCAAGAGGGCTTCACCGCCTGTCGCGACCTGACGAACTCCGAATGCTCACGGACCGTAGTCGTGCAGTAAGGGGGCGGGTGCTAAGGTCCGTCCCCGAGAGGAGAAGAATCCTGACCGTCGTCTAAGGTCCCGAAATTCTGTCTAAGTTAGTCTAACGAAGTCTGGTCCCGGTGACAGCTAGGATGTTGGCTTGGAAGCAGCCATTCATTCAAAGAGTGCGTAACAGCTCACTGGTCGAGGGTCCGGGCGTGGATAATAATCGGGTATGAAGTCAGATACCGAAGGCGCGGGATAGCATTGTATATATAAAGTATCGGTAGGGGAGCATTCCATGTGCGCAGAATGGTGATGGTGACAGATCCTGGAGCGCATGGAAAAGCAAATGTAGGTATGAGTAACGATAAAGGGGGTGAGATTCCCCCTCGCCGCAAGACTAAGGTTTCCCGGGCGATGCCAGTCAGCCCGGGGTCAGTCGGGTCCTAAGTCCCAGCCGAACGGCGAAGGCGATGGCATACACGGTGAACATTCCGTGACTTGCCCATTCAGCGACGCGGAGACGGAGCAGTGACACTGTCGCGCCCTTACGGACATGGGCGTTGAAGGCTTTAGGCTGTGATGGGTGCAGGCAAATCCACACCCAGAGCTGATGGCCGATAGTACGGTCCTCCCCCCGGGGCGGACCGACAGCACAGGTAACCATACTTCCAAGAAAATCCGCTAAGCTCAATGTTTGGGCAACCCGTACCGCAAACGGACACACGTAGTCGGGTAGAACATACTGAGGCGTTGAGAGATTCATGGTTAAGGAACTAGGCAAACTGACCCCGTAACCTCGGGATAAGGGGTCCTCGTTTTTTACGAGGCGCAGAGAATAGGTCCAGGCAACTGTTTAACAAAAACACAGGGCTGTGCAAACTCGCGAGATGACGTATACAGCCTGACACCTGCCCGGTGCCGGAAGGTTAAGAGGAGGGCTCAGACGCAAGTCGAAGGCCTGAATTGAAGCCCCGGTAAACGGCGGCCGTAACTATAACGGTCCTAAGGTAGCGAAATTCCTTGTCGGGTAAGTTCCGACCTGCACGAATGGTGTAATGATCCGGACGCTGTCTCAACCATGATCTCAGTGAAATTGTAGTATCGGTGAAGATGCCGATTACCCGCGATGGGACGAAAAGACCCCGTGAACCTTTACTGCAGCTTAGCACTGACCTTGGTCATCCGATGTGTAGGATAGGCCGGAGGCTTCGAAGCGCGCACGCCAGTGTTCGTGGAGCCATCCTTGAAATACGGCCCTTTGGCTGTCCGGGGTCTAACCCGCCGTTGCGGGGACACTGCTTGGTGGGCAGTTTGACTGGGGTGGTCGCCTCCAAAAGCGTAACGGAGGCTTCCAAAGGTGCCCTCGGGCCGATTGGTAACCGGCCTCATTGAGTGCAATGGCATAAGGGCGCTTGACTGGGAGGCAGACATGCCGAGCAGGCAGGAAACTGGGGCATAGTGATCCGGTGCACGTGTATGGAAACTGCATCGCTCAAAGGATAAAAGGTACTCCGGGGATAACAGGCTGATCCCCCCCAAGAGCTCATATCGACGGGGTGGTTTGGCACCTCGATGTCGGCTCGTCACATCCTGGGGCTGGAGAAGGTCCCAAGGGTTGGGCTGTTCGCCCATTAAAGTGGCACGCGAGCTGGGTTCAGAACGTCGTGAGACAGTTCGGTCTCTATCTATCGTGGGCGCTGGAGTTTTGCGTGGTTCCGCCACTAGTACGAGAGGACCGTGGTGGACAGACCTCCGGTCTGCCGGTTGTGCCGCCAGGTGCACCGCCGGGTAGCCGAGTCTGGCATGGATAAGCGCTGAAAGCATCTAAGCGCGAAGCCTTCCGCAAGATTAGAACTCCTCATTAGGGTCGTCACAGACGATGACGTCGATAGGGTGCAGGTGTATAGACGGCGACGTCACAGCCGAGCACTACTAATAGCCCGAAGCTTTCATTCCGCCTGCCCTTGCTTGCGGCAGTGTCTCTATGCCTTTAGAAACAGTTTCTCTTGCCCGTGTCACGGTCACCCTTACGGCGTGCATTCCGGCACGCCTGCGATTTTTTCGGGTGGTCATTGCGCCGGGGTTCCACCTCTTCCCATTCCGAACAGAGAAGTTAAGCCCGGTTGCGCCGATGGTACTGCAATGCAATGCGGGAGAGTAGGTAGCTGCCTTTTTTTATGCGGGTCCTGATTACGAAGGTAGTCAGGGCCCTTTTGTTTTCCCCGGTATAAGTGTTGTATAATGGGTGCAGGTATTTTAATGAGTATTATCAAAACGCTTGTTCTTCTTACAAAAAGACTTATATTTGGGTGTTCAGGGTTCCTTGCGCCTGCATGGTTTTCGGGTGGGGGCTGTGTAAGGCAGGACGGATTCCTTTCTTTGGTATCCATGAATGTTGTATTTTTGCTGTGTGCTACAGTGGGGGCAGAAGTTCGGTGGGGATTTCTTGCAGGACAAGGGACTGGGAGAGAGCTCCCCTTCATATTGATATCTCCCCACTCTCTTGGACAGATGGGACAACTGCCATCATTGAGCTTTTAGTTCTTTGACTGCGGTTGCTCTTCACAAGATGGTGATGGGACTTTAACGGAATGGTGTTTTGACACACCATCACGTATTACAATAAGTCTGATGCCAGAATTACAGAGGTAAATTGGGTATCATTTTTGGTCTACTGACTTGTATGCACATAGAGCGATGTATTTAGGACTAATAAGTTTTGCCAGTTAGGGTAGTGTCCTTAAAATGTGAAGGCATTGTTTTTTTTCTTATCTTTATCTTTTGAAAACGATTAAGGAAGATTGGAAAAAGTTGCGAATAGTTTTGCTATTGTGGCATATTATCCCTATATTTGCCAATGAATATACAGAAACGATATCTGTTAATCCTAAATAAACGAGTAGAATGAGAAGTAGATGGCTTTATATGTTATACTTATTGTCTGTGTCTTGTTTGCTATATAGCCAGACGGAACAAACTAATCTTCTGTTTCTTTAACGCTGAATATCATGCAAAATAAACCCTTTTCTTCCCTGTCTCTGTTTTTTCTCTTCTTCTTTGCCTTTGGTTTTCCGACCCATGGACAGAACCTTTTTGGGAAGGTAACCTCTGGCAAGACGTCCATTGAATATTGTAATGTAATTCTTAGACAGGCATCTGATTCTCTATTTATTTCTGGTACAGTAACAGATAGTGTGGGAATGTTTTCCTTTAATAAGGTGAAGGAGGGAAAGTATTTCGTGGAAATATCTTGTTTGGGATATGCCAAGAAACGGCTGCCGGTCAGCATTTCTGCCAAAGATGACACCCAATTAAATGTTATGCTTGAGCCTTCTGAAATTTTAATGAAGGAAGCAACGGTTACCGCAACGCGCAAAATGTGGGAAAAGAAAGCGAATTCCATCGTTATGAATGTTGAAGGAACGCCGCTTGCCAATATGTTTTCTCCAACAGATGTCTTATCGTATATGCCAGGAGTGATGGCTGATGCTTCGGGGATAAGACTAATGGGGAAAGACAACATGCTTATCTTGATAGATAATCGCATGGTCCGCTCTTTCTCCGAAGTAGAAAACCTGCCTGTAAAATCTATAAAATCAATTGCTATAGAACGGAATGCAGGTGTAAAATACGACAGTAAATATACTTCCATTTTACGGATTGCGACAAAGAAATGGAAGGATAATATGGCTGTGGAACTTAGCGAAAGGACGCAATTTGGCAGAGAACTGTCTCAACGTGAGGGCATGAATGTTAATTGGGGGCTGAATAAGCTGACTGCGAGTTTGGACGTTACAGGCAACTTCCGTAACAGTAAGGAATATTCCATGGTAGAACAACAAAACACATTAAAAGCCATTCGCTATTTCAGTCAGCAGACTTTGAATACTCGACGAAAAGGTTTCGATTTGGCAGCAGACATTAAATATGAGTTTGGCGAGAGCCATTATCTGCAAATTCACGACGACTTTTATACCTCAACCAATAAGCCCTTTCTGGCAAGTACTGTGCAATATCTTGAGCCAAATCTACGCAAGGAAGTTTTTACGAATACGACATCGGATTACAGGGAAAGGAACAATCGGTTGAATTTATTTTATAATGTCCCGATAATAAGTAAAGGTCGGATTGAATTCAGCCTCGATTATATATACCAATCTACGAGAGACAAACAAGCCATTGAGGAGATTTCCGATACTGAAAAGACTGATTTTCCGATTCTGTATAATGGGCAATACCACGTGTATTTGGCAAAATTGAACTATACAGGACAGTTTTTCAAGTGGATAGATGGAAGTGTCGGAGCTGATTTCATGACTTTGCGGAACCATACGCTTTCCGATTCTAAGTCGATGAAAAGCGGTTTGCTAAACAGCAAGGGCAGACACACAGAACGCCAATTTGCCTATTATGTAAATCTGCAAAAGCAAATAGGCAAAATTTTAGATGTACAGGCTGGTGTCAGAAGCGAGTTTGTACGCATGGAATACACCGAGCTCAAACCATCTCAGCAACGCACAAAGCGACTTTGCAAATTGTTTCCTTTTTTTTCATTAAGCCTTGACTTGTCGCCTAAATGGAGTTTATCATTCGCATTCGACAGGAAAATGAACCTCCCATCTTACCAAGAATTGAATCCGATAATTACCTATTTCGATAGATACAGTTACCGAATTGGAAATCCTGCTTTAGAACCTGTCTGTTTTAATAACCTTTCGTTCAGCGTATTATACGACCGCTCGTTGAACATCTATGCAGAATATTCATTCATCAGGAACCAGATTTTGGAAGTCCCCACAACCGACAGCGAGAAACAAACAATAAGAATTACGCCTATTAACCTTGCCAGAAGCTACCAAGTAAGCCTCGGGGCAAGTCTGTCGAGGCAGTTTGGCAAGCATCGCATCAGCATCAGTACTGCTTTCTTAGCACAAAGGAGTGAGCTAAAAGCAAGTAGCGAAGCAGACAACTCTCATTTATTCACCTCCCTGCAGAGTTCGATATCCTATGTCTACCAATTCATAGGAGATGCAGATTTCTATGTCAGGGCAAATTACACAGGGCAGGAGAACGATGCCATATCAAGGCAGTCTTCAGTCTTTGGCACAACGGCTGGCATGAATTTCAGGTTCTTTCGTAAGAGACTACAGCTCAACATAGCCTATAACAACCTGCTATGTACAAAACGCTCTGTGTCGGAAGTGGTCTACGCAAGCCTTAAGTCTGTAGAAACGAACAACGCCGACAAGCGGATTTTCTCTGTGAGCTTAAAGTACAACATCAATGCATTCTCACGTAAAAACGAGGTTAAAAGCATTGATGATATCCTGAGACGGCTATAAAAAACACGGACTTGACAATACCAAACACTGTCTTGAACAGCCGATAGCGTAGACAGATGCCTTTCTTACGGTCAATGTGGAAGGGCATACAGGCATATAACTGATTTCGTGAGGCAGTCTGGCAAATGCCAATGGGCAGAGTTTATTATATAACAAGGTGTAACTTCATCTTTTACCATACTATGGCAGCTTCACTCTGTCGCCGGTTCTCAATCCTCGTTTGGCTATTTTCTTGTTTGCCTTTATTATGTTCTTTAGTCGGACACCGTATAGTTGAGCGATGTCGTACAGACTTTCGTTGCTCTTTGCTGTGTGATATTGTCTGTTGAAGT from Prevotella nigrescens harbors:
- a CDS encoding outer membrane beta-barrel family protein: MQNKPFSSLSLFFLFFFAFGFPTHGQNLFGKVTSGKTSIEYCNVILRQASDSLFISGTVTDSVGMFSFNKVKEGKYFVEISCLGYAKKRLPVSISAKDDTQLNVMLEPSEILMKEATVTATRKMWEKKANSIVMNVEGTPLANMFSPTDVLSYMPGVMADASGIRLMGKDNMLILIDNRMVRSFSEVENLPVKSIKSIAIERNAGVKYDSKYTSILRIATKKWKDNMAVELSERTQFGRELSQREGMNVNWGLNKLTASLDVTGNFRNSKEYSMVEQQNTLKAIRYFSQQTLNTRRKGFDLAADIKYEFGESHYLQIHDDFYTSTNKPFLASTVQYLEPNLRKEVFTNTTSDYRERNNRLNLFYNVPIISKGRIEFSLDYIYQSTRDKQAIEEISDTEKTDFPILYNGQYHVYLAKLNYTGQFFKWIDGSVGADFMTLRNHTLSDSKSMKSGLLNSKGRHTERQFAYYVNLQKQIGKILDVQAGVRSEFVRMEYTELKPSQQRTKRLCKLFPFFSLSLDLSPKWSLSFAFDRKMNLPSYQELNPIITYFDRYSYRIGNPALEPVCFNNLSFSVLYDRSLNIYAEYSFIRNQILEVPTTDSEKQTIRITPINLARSYQVSLGASLSRQFGKHRISISTAFLAQRSELKASSEADNSHLFTSLQSSISYVYQFIGDADFYVRANYTGQENDAISRQSSVFGTTAGMNFRFFRKRLQLNIAYNNLLCTKRSVSEVVYASLKSVETNNADKRIFSVSLKYNINAFSRKNEVKSIDDILRRL